The sequence below is a genomic window from Physeter macrocephalus isolate SW-GA chromosome 19, ASM283717v5, whole genome shotgun sequence.
tgtttcaaaagccTGAGATCTTCATCACTGCATTAACTAAATACAGAACAGCATTTTGCTCTGTGGTGCTGAGAGGCAGTAATGCTAATTGTCCCTCAAGTTACAAActatgttttcccttttcttttaataGTAAGTAGGCAACAAGCAAATAACAGAGAACTTTTTCCAgctaaaaccaaataaaataaacccagCCTCTAGTCAGTTGAACTGAAAACCTGTATTTAACACAATCAATTCCAACATCACAATAAAATCATCTCACAATGAAAGATACACTGCCATTCAAACATACACTAATATTTTCTAAGTATCACTTTCCTCAGAACAAATCAACTTTCAATTTCTCAAGCATTAAGGATTTCACAAAACATTAGGGACTGTTCTGGAAAGCAACACATCCTACCTGATATAACTTAGCTATGTGATGCTGTAACAGAACTGGACCAGTGGTCATGGTGGGGCAGTAGAGCTGGGTCTGGGAACCAAATTTCCATGCTGACAAAGAGCCAAAGGCAGGTGGTGATGGATAAGGTATACGAATTTAAAGTGGACAGTCCCACCACATTTACACACAGGCATTCACAGAAAAAAGAGGGGGAAGGACAAAACCAAGAAAGGTGCACTCCACAGGGGACAGCAGAATGTCACCACAACTGCATCAGTGCAGACACCACCGAAAACGTCCGAAGTCTAATTAATTTTACTAGGTTATTTGACTGTCTGTTTTTTTGGTTATAGAACTCTTTTACTGAAGGCaaggaaaagtaaaaggaacaaaAGTACTCTTTTTAATAGTCCAAATAAGAATCTCATACTCAATTATTAAAAACTTAGATTTCTCCCCCTGAGGCCAGGAGGCTGAATGCTTATTAAAGGCAACCTAGCGAAGGCAGATGAAACATGGAAGAAACTCATCATCATCCACAACACCGAATCAGAAAAATCCTAAACggctcaaaaaagaaaattcaatatgTAGAAAACTATTCATTAAATAGAAGAACTGAATGCCTATGACATTTTTATGCAAAACGGTACATGATTTTAGGCTCTGTTAAAAAACTAAGGGGAGTTCTGAAgagttctataaatattttttatacacGTCCAGAAAATGTcattaataaacaaaaagataattCCATAAAATGCACATATAAGAATCTCTGCAAAGAAAGGAAcaattcttaaagaaaataatgatacaTAATGAAGAAGGAAATAACTGAATAACAAGAACTAAATAGAAAgatatgaaaagaaacagaacagcaTCAATTacacaaggtttaaaaaaaaaatccttttattcAATAGAGCTTTTGTAAAGAAACATTTCTAATCCCGTGTTTCCCAAGAATAAGGATAGTCTCCATTCCATcatcttttaatttaataaatgataagCTTTTTCCAATGAGTGAgctttacattaaaatatttaataccttATTATCAAACCATTAAATATaaccaaaaactgaaaatcagtgGACTTTTGGAAAGTATAAAATAGTTCTAAACCCATTAAGGGAGTTTACAAAAACATCAAAGTGGTCTTCACTGTGCATCTCACTGCCTGCAGGATAGTGAGCATACTGTTCGTAGGTCACACCCAGGCCACAGCAAGAAAAGCCACACAGCACTCGGGACAGGCACACGCCGGCACACTCAGTTCTGCTGGTGGCAGAAAGAAACTGGAAATCATTGGGAATCTGTTTCTACGTGTACTCCTGCTCCTAAAACAGTGTGAATGATacaactcaatttaaaagaaaggaacagTATTTAACAAGAAAGGTACATTTAGAAATTCTATGTTTTATAATACCTGGAGGCTAGGACCactaaattaactttttaaaaaacatttattttattgtagtaaaaaatACCTAACATGAGATATACCCTCTTAACaagattttaagtgtacaacaaaTCAACTTCTGATCAGAACAAAAGACCTCACCTTGACATTCATCAGATGTAACATTAAAGCATAAGTctgtaatttgttcatttttgtgtctACAACAGATACAAGCCAGGCTTTGCAAAATCTTACTAATTTCCAACCAAAACCATACACATGGCAAGATAAGTTATCTTTTCACGTTGATAAACATTGTAAGAAACGTATAAGTACAGAACTAACTGATGGTGCTGCCAAATCTCTGGAAGCTGTAATTTTATTCCTGTGCTATCCTATATGTTGATGGGACACAAGCATAGTGATTAAGGTTTGAAATCAGACTCCGAGTTATTTTGGGAAAAACTAAGTTATTTTGACTTATTCTTGCTTAATCTGTTTTCTCATTAATAAACTGGGAATAATTGCACTACCTGCTTCATacggttgctgtgagaattaaatgagatgatacagtTATAAAAATTTTAGCATAATACCTGCTGTACACAGTAAGCAAATGTTATCTACTGTTATTAAAACGTGGAAAACTGCTATGAAAAATAGTCATCCTCTATCAATTGAAGAcattaaagcatttaaaaaactaCTTAAAGGCTTTCATTAGTACAATTAAGATTAACATTCTGATAAAACAGGGAAAGGCGCTCAATCAAGCAAAAACTTactttatggctgcataataaaACGTTCCAAACCAAACACCAGAAGTTATTAGATGCACTGGAATCAAAACTTTTCCATATTgtctaaatgttttcttaaatcgTTGATAAAGACTAATTGATCTGTCTTGTAAAGGATcaggttcttcctttttttcagagGGAGTTCCTGGGGATGTAGCACTGGATGACAGAACCCTCTTGGATAAGATATCCTGCTCCCACTGTTTATGAAGGACCCCTGGTTGGGGTGGATGAGCAATGAATGGCTTCCTTTCCTTTGCAACACACTGGGCAGCAGGTAAGTGCAGCCATCGTTTCTGAGGGCCCTGTACCCAAACCACTCTGGATTCCGAGGTATACAAAAGTAATGGTCCCTTCGTGTTTTGACAGTGTCCCAAAAGACCAGCTTTATCTGGTTCCATGCATGTCCTATGTGCCAGTCGGAATACAGTCTTTGGTACGTTCCATTGCATTTTGAAGAACGGAGATTGATGGATTTCAGCTTCTATAGagactagattaaaaaaaattagattatacATAGATTTCCATTATAAACCAATCTACTTAAACATATATCATTAAGAAGCAAAAGGATAGACATTGTTACCAAATCCACAGAAATTAATGTTAAGGTATATAGTTCTACCATACCacaattttagaatttcattaaaaCACATCATTTAAATATGATATAGTAAACCAGTCCAACAGACATCATGGAAGGTAAGATTTCCGGGCTACTTTATTGCTACAAAAGGGATATTTGTAAGGCTTCTGTCATTCTACAAAGAAGCAGTGTAGTGTAACAGAAAAATCAGATATGGAAGCTAAAGAGCTGGGGCCTAATGTTTCGGGGTCATAATTCTGTGCAACCATCTTTTAGATTTGAAGCCTAAACCCACTAGTAAAATAAGGATGATTTCATAGGTTTTTACaggaattatatgaaatttatgaTGAAAAAGGTGCTTTTGTAAACTAACAAGCATCATATAAGtgttagttattaaaatattaaggtCTGATGAATAGTTAACATCAATATCATTTATTCTATAATGCCTTTAgactaaattatataaaattttaaattacatatgttatTAACTGGTGAGAACAGACTTTTCCAGATAGCTAAAACTTTGTTAAAAAGACAgtatagtataattttaaaaaaacatggacTTTGAAATAAGATGGGCTCAACTGAGTTAATAGTGGTATTattttgagcaaattacttagcctctctaGACACAAAGTTTCCCCACTGGTAAAACAGAATTATTGTATGCATTATTATGTAGCAGATCAGTTCCCTTCCCTCAACATCAGGTAGTGCTACCTAACCCCTCATCTTCACCCACACCTTGCACCAGCTACCTCTCCAATTCTAATACACTGAGAatagatgatcttattttttataaactgTGTACTTAATAAGAATCACAAGTTTTGAGTTAGCACCTCAGTAAATTAGCACTCCAACAAATACAGATACAGCATTTTACATGAATGTTTGTTACCTGGGATGCAAAGCTGTCATTTAAAAACAACTACTAACAAACTGTCTCCTTATAAAATTAATCCCAGATTCATCCCTTCCTAATTAATAATTAACTTAGCTTCTATCAGGCTCTCACAGATGATCCAACAACACAAGGCAAATGAGCTGTGAAATGAAACTGCAAATCTTGCAAAACAAAGACTCCCAGGAAGCCTTTAAAGCTGATACTGGAGATGGCGGCATCAAAGCAAAGCCAGTGAAAAGTGACAGAAGACTCAGACCAGTTAATAACCAAAGAGAAAAGCTACAGGGTAATGACACGTGCTTCAAATAAAGAATGATTTAAACACTAAATGACTAAGAAAGGCCATTCAGAGAAATGATTAAGTCcgtaattatttttacaaaactgacttatttttttgttgtgaGTTAGACAGTAAGTAAAGGATATCTTATTGTGCTCTCCTACCACCTCTATTTTATCTATAAATCCATGCCATGCCTACACCAAGGGGAAAAAACACCAACTGGTTATTTATTCTAAGAATTAGCTCAGTTGGAATTATAACCTAAAATCTGTCAAATATACAGGTGTTTTCTGAACTcaaaagtctttctttttctcttttaaacttaTTTCCTTTACAGGGCAGTTTCCCAGGAGGTGAAGTTCCCAGAAGTCTAACTTTCAGATAACTGGATTATTATGTGTTTGTGTtagtgaataaaaagaaaaaaggggcttccctggtggcgcagtggttgcgcgtccgcctgccgatgcagggcaaccgggttcgcgccccggtctgggaagatcccacatgccgcggagcggctgggcccgtgagccatggccgctgagcctgcgcgtccggagcctgtgccccgcaacgggagaggccacagcagaggcaggcccgcataccaaaaaaaaaaaaaaaaaagaaaaaggatttttttaaaagcctctttcCAAGCTTCCAGTTTGCATCCTTTCCCCCGGTTTCAACTATTTCcctcccatttttaaaaacatctttattgatataattcacatactatacaagTCACTTATTCAAGGTGTAAAATTCactgatttttagtatattcacagttgtgTAACCATCGCCACAAtctaaatttagaacatttttatcacccccaaaagaagctCCACATCTATTGCAGTCACTGCCCATTCCCTCACCCTCCCAGTCCCAGGCAACCACTagtgtactttctgtctctacacttgtctattctggacacttcatataaatggaatcacagtaTGTTACCTTTTGATCTGAATCATGGGGAGCTGGGGATGTTGGGGGGGAGTGGAAGTGGTTTGAAAATAGATTCCTGGACTCTCTTAGACCTAATAAATCAGAATGTCCTGCAGTCAAGTCACACTCGACAATATGAACTTAAGAACCATTTCTCTAAGCCCATCAAATGGCTTCAGTGCCAGATGCAGCATGGCAGCAAAAATATcatccatcatcaccatcatcatcataatgGTAAGATGTTTTTGATTTTGAGCCCTTACTATGTGGTTGGTGCTTTACAAACAtcttacatgtattaactctttTTATTCTTGTAACAACCCTATGAAGGAGGAACTATTGTCATCACTTTACATTTGAGGACACTGAACCAGAGAGAGGAAATAGCTTGCCCAATGTCACTCAACTGCTGagtggaggagctgggattcaaacctagtTTAATCCCAGGCCCATACTGGGTCACTAAGCTAACATGGCCACTTCTAGAATGAAGAGACAGTGCCAATTTTCAGCAAACCAAGACATATAAGACACATGGTCAAAGCTCCCTAAGGAAACACAGGGCCCCAAAAATGAgtcaaattttacatttaaaaactaaaattaaatcaatttaaatttaactggcaATGGGTGGGTGATGGCTAGACTCCCAAAGGTATCCAATCACAATAATGGTGACATACACATTAAGACTCATGTGATTTCAAGGAACAAACATACTTCAGATGAGTGCAAATAAAAGTAGAGGGCAGGCAGAGACTGAGtagtatattcaatattctggAGTGAACAGGCTTCAGGAACATAAAATGACAAAGTAGAAATTTTCTTGTCTCACAGCTAGCACCTGTGTATAATGGCCTCAGCTCATTGGCAGCTTCCATTTCTTGATTTTACTagtctgctcatattttcaatTAAAGATAAAAGTTTCTGGTTACTGGCCAATAATGGAGGTGCCATTCCTCATAAGCCCTACCCAGATCAAGTCAGCTATATCTGGACAGGTGAATGAGTGGGCCTGAAGAAGTTCTGAACTAACAGGCCCCTAAAACATTTCTGATACACATGGAGAATCTGGAGAACTTAATCTTGAATTTCTTCCAGTGAAATACAGTAATTccagtaataaatatttaaatcatgaGACTTAGCTTATTTCCTACAGAACAGTGACACGTTATTTTCCTGCTCCAGCAGCATGAAACTTTCATGTCTAGAGATGAGGGCACTGTTCTGAATTGCTTAGAATAATTTCTAAGTAAAGCCTGGTTCTTTTAATGACCTACTTAATTTTAGTGAGCAGGCTATAGCGTCTAACTTAAAATGGAAAGCGTGGAATCTGAGaggtcagactgcctgggttcaaattctgaaaaCCTTATTTATAAACTATGTAACCTTTGGACAAGTTTATTAGCCTCCCTATGCCTTGGTTTCCaatttgtaaaatggagttaataacagaacctacttcatagggttgttgtaagaataaaatgaatgaatacatgtaaaagatttagaaaataccAAGCATGCAgcaagtgctcaagaaatgttacaAGTTATTATTATAAGTAAACAAGATAGCCCATTGCCCTTATTTGCAGTGGTAAAGCCTGAGGATCAGTGCTTGAGCCAAAAGGAGATTGTATAGGATAAACAGTTGCTTAGGATGGGTCTGgcccaaaatttaaaatgtatatgaaactgTAACTGTAACTAATCAATTCCCTAATACCTAACCTTTCAGAGACAGGGCTCAGGACCAGGCATGAGGAAGCAGTAACACATGTCTGAAAGTCAGGAGCCTCTCACGTAGTCCTGAGGCAGAGCAAAGTAAAGTGAAGACACAGTGGTCAAGAGTAAaggcataggggcttccctggtggcgcagtggttaagaacccacctgccaatgcaggggacacgggttcgagccctggtccaggaagatcccacgtgccgcgcggagcaactaagcccgtgcgccacaactactgagcctgcgctctagagcctgcgagccacaactactgagcctgcgtgccataactactgaagcccgtgcgcctagagcctgtgctctgcaacaagagaagccaccacaatgagaagcccacgcaccacaacaaagagtagcccccactcgccgcaactagagagagcccgcatgcagcaacgaagacccaacacagcaaaaaataaataaataataaataaatttcttttaaaaagaggaaagtcATAAGGAAGCAGTGGGAAccatgagggagagggagagggatggggatagggagagggagaggggagctgAGTTAAAGGAATGAAGGGGAGGGTAGATGGACTGGAAACAAATGCCAGTGAGAAAGCACAAATATTAGAGTGCTGTTGGGATTCTAGGGCCACTATACCCTGAAATTCCAGTTCCATGAGGCCCAATGAGTTAGTTTATGaggctcctttcctccctctataTCCTTACCATACCCATACTGCTCAAGGTTATATGAGCATTTTTCTGTTCCTCACACCTGGAAGCCTAAAACATTAAAGCAGCACTAGAAATACAATAGCTGCAAAAATTAACTGATTTACACTCTGTTcttacataagaaataaaaaaacaatgactAAAAAGTTAGAGTTGAGGAAACAAATTTCAATAGCAAAACTTGGTTCTCTATTATGTGAAttcaaagtaactcttttgtcaAACAAATTCTTATTTGGAAGTccaacaaaggaaataaatagaagcaAAGTTGCTCAGATTAAAGCAGGAGTGAGAGGAATGGAGCCTCTGGTttgcccccacctcctccagctcATAGGGCACAGCCACAGAAGCCCTAACAGTGAAAACAAAATCTCTGTGAATGTTGGTCCTACTTTGCCTAATTGCCAGTTCCCCACCAGTCACAACATCGGCACTTATTCCTACTGAAGCTCCTGAGCTCCACAGGCTAGATAAGAAACTCCAAGGAAAATGTAACAGATATTGGAATTTTCTTGGGGCCTGCCCACTAGGAGGACAACACAAGCTTCGTGACACCCCAGACCCcatacccaactgtgtcaggaaccagccccatccaccagctaTCTGACACTAGCTCTGAGACCCCTGGGCCCTGCAACCAGACTCCAGGACCTGGCTCTGTCTGCCAATAGGCTggcactaaccccaggacctACCTTCACCCACTAGTGGGTAAGCAGCAGCCCCAGAGTCTCCTGGACCCTGACTCCACTCACCAGTGAGCCAGCCCTAGCCCCAGGGCCCCCTGGGTTCTGCAGTCAGCCACCTTGTGACCTGGTCCTGCCAACCAGTGgccagcagcctccacacaaggcagggcctggcaacaaACCAGACCaggggccaaccaagcctaccagactgcccacaAAGTCAGCCCACTACAACAGGAGGACCCATGCAGCCCTCATAGGGGGAAGCCCTAGAAAGCTAGGGTGATGAAAGGGaagtgcactgctgggacacataggatgtctcctacaaaaggccacttctccaaggtcaggaaatgtaattAACTTATCAGTTATGTTACAACAAAAACAGCAACTTAGGCAAAAtgaagcaagagaggaacacattccaaatgaaggaacaagataaaaccccagaagaagaactaaaactAGAGACAGGTAATCTACTTGATAAAGAGTTAGGGCCGTTAtcataaaaatgatcaaataactcaggagaagaatggatgcacagagagaTAAGTtagaagctttaaaaaagaattagaaaatataaagaacaaccaaacagaaatgaagaatacaataactgaaatgaaaaatacgctagaaggaatcaacagtataCTTAGTGATACAGAGGCATAGATCagagagctggaagacagagtagtagaCATCACTGTTCTgaacaggaaatagaaaaaacaatgaaaagaaatgagaacagtttaagagacctctgggaaaacatcaaatggactaatattcacattataggggtcccagaaggagaagagagagagaaaggggctgagaacatatctaaggaggtaaaagacctgtacttgaacactgatgaaagaaactgaagatgacacaaataaaaggaaagatataccatgttcatagattggaaaaatattgttaaaatgaccatactacccaaggcaatcttcagattcaatgtaatctctatcaaaataccaagaacatttttcacagaaatagaaaaaataatttcaatatttgtatggaaacacaaaagaccccaaatagccaaaacaatcttgagaaagaacagagctggaggaatcagtccctgacttcaggctacaataatcagtatggtactggcacaacaagagacacatagatcagtggaacaaaatagagagcccagaaataaacccctgcacttatgatcaattaatctacaacaaagaaggcaagaatatacaatggaaaaaagacagtctctttagtaAGTGCTGCTGGAAAACtggagctacatgtaaaagaattagaacattctctaacaccatatacaaaaataaactcaaaatggattaaatacccaaatgtaagaccagatattataaaactcttagaggaaaacacaggcagaacactctttgacataaactgcagcattatttttttggctCCAGCTCCTAAAGcacaggaaataaaagcaaaataaacaaatgggacctaattaaacttaaagcttttgcgcagcaaaggaaaccatcggaAAAACGAACAAGACAACCTcctgattgggagaaaatatttgcaaatgatgtgaccaataaggcgttatatccaaaatatataaatagctcataaaactcaatatcaaaaaacaatgacaaaaactACCACAACCCAATTacaaaatgggcacaagacctgaatagacatttttccaaagaagacatacagatggccaacaggtacatgaaaagatgctcaacactgttaatcatcagagaaatgcacaaaggttggcgaggatatggagaaaagggaaccctcatacactgcaggtgggaatgtaaattggtgcagccaatgtggaaaacagtatgggaggtttctcaaaaaaactaaaattgaactaccatatgacccagcaattccactcctaagtatattatctgaaaaaaatgaaaacatgaaacatgaaaaatactgaaaaaattcaaaaagttacatgcaccccaacattcactgcagcattatttacaattgctaagatatggaagcaacctaaatgtctatcaacagatgaatggataaagaagatgtggtatatataaatggaatactactcagccataaaaaaacaaaattttgtcatatgcaacaacatggatggacttgcagGATATcaggttaagtgaaataagtcatagaaagacaaatactgtatggtatcacttatatgtggaatctaaaaagaacaaactagtgaatatgacaaaaaagaaacactcacagagaacaaactagtggttactagttgggagagggaagggaggaggggaaagataggggtagaggattaagaggtacaaactacaatgggtaaaataaataaactacaaggatatcttgtacaacacagggaatatagcaaatattttataacaactataaatggaatgtaaccttaaaaattgtgactcactatgttgtacacctaaaacttacacactacatcaactatacctcaattaaaaaaaaaaaaaaggaaatcttcccatttgcaacaacatggataaaccttgagggaTTTATGTTAAACaaagtcagaaaggaaaagaaaaatattgtatgatctcacttatatgtggaatcttaaaaacaacaacaacaaaaacccaaactcaaATTTGTACATACAGAGAATGGAGTAGTGGttgctggggagggcagggggatGAGGGAAGAAGGCATGGTGAAACGGATGAAGGTGTtcaaaaggtacaagcttccagttataaaatacataagtagTCATGAGGATGCAacgcacagcatggtgactataattaatattgcattgtatatttgaaagttactaggaaagtagatcttaaaagttcttatcacaagaaaaaaattctgtaactatgtgagatgatggatattaactagactgtggtgatcattttgcaatatatataaatatctgaatcattatgttatacacctggaactaacacaatgttacatgtcaattatatctcaactgaaaaaaaagatgttcatgCTCATCAGCATATGTCTCtagagaactgcaaattaaaacaaggtaccactacacatctattagaatgactaatatccagaacactgacaacaccaaatgctgcgGAGGTTGTGGAACAACAGCAATGGTCATTCATtgatggtgggaatgcaaaatagtacagtcactttggaagacagtttgacaatTTCATATAAGCTAAACATAGGCTTACAATGAGTCAGCAATAGCACTCCTAGGTACTTAACCAAAATGAGCTGAAaatttacatccacacaaaaacctgcacacaaatgtttacagcagcttaattcataattgccaaaaactggacaTAACCAAGAAGTCCTTgaatagatgagtggataaaaaaactgatatactgtatgattccaacatTCTGGAAGAGGTGAAACTATAGAGATCAGtggtaaaaagatcagtgttttccagggttggggagggaagggatgaaTAGAAGGAGCACAGgacatttttagggcagtgaaacatTCTGTacgatactgtaatggtggataaaTGCCATTATGCAATTGCTAAaacccacaaaaataaatatacaacacaaagagtgagccctaatgtgaactatgaactttagttaatagtGTATTGATACTGTTCATCAATTCTAAAAAACATACCACACTAATACAAGATGTCAATAATAGGGAAAACAGTGTGTGGGTGGGTCGGGTGGATAAGaggggaattctctgtactatctctGCACCATGTTTCTATAAACCTAAACTTCGCTAAAATAGTCCattcattaatttctttaaagacaGTACACTGTGGCCTTACCCAATACAACTGATACATAGTATAACCTTAACTTGAAGTACAAGTATGAGGACAGGATGAACATAGAACTCATCAGGTTGAAACATaataaaaaggataaatgaaGGGAAGAATTGCCTCTACTTATACAAAGTCCTCAATTACCACCAAAAAGGAGGAAATTCAAATTTTCTCCTTCCAACAGATTAATattctaatttattcattttgatcTCTCTCTTAATCACACCTTGACTGCTGTTTCAAATCAAATTTAGTTTGCTGTTTAGAAAAAGTAACAGTATGCAAATTTATTTGCAGCACTTTCTGGACTGTTACTTTCCTGCTCCCTAAGGCATTGGATGGCTTCAACTTAACTTCTATTATATAATCCACCTTCTTCAATCTATTCTGCTTTTAAGCTTTCTATTACCAAAACTGAGCCACTAAAGCTGTGGCAATGACGAAGCCTTTGTTAAATTTCTAATCTTCAGAAAAGGTTAAATTATGCCCCCTAGTGAATTCCCAAGGAATTTCATTAATGACTCATTGATTTCCCCAGCttgtaaagaaaatcaaattttccaaaattactacacaaatatattaatttacacaaaatg
It includes:
- the FAM210A gene encoding protein FAM210A, with translation MQWNVPKTVFRLAHRTCMEPDKAGLLGHCQNTKGPLLLYTSESRVVWVQGPQKRWLHLPAAQCVAKERKPFIAHPPQPGVLHKQWEQDILSKRVLSSSATSPGTPSEKKEEPDPLQDRSISLYQRFKKTFRQYGKVLIPVHLITSGVWFGTFYYAAIKGVNVVPFLELIGLPDSVVNILKNSQSGNALTAYALFKIATPARYTVTLGGTSFTVKYLRSRGYMSTPPPVKEYLQDKMEETKELLTEKMEETKDRLTEKLQETKGKVSFKKKVE